ACCGAGTTCTCCAAATACAGCCGCTGCTTTATCTAAATTACCTAATTTCTGATAACAAACTCCTATACGATATTGGAAATGGGAATCAGGGTAGAAAAAATTTAGTCGCTCATATTCTACAATAGCACTTTTATATTTGCCTTCATCAAAAAGCTTATCTGCAAAGTAAGTTATACCAACCTGCGAATAGGAAGCGCTGCAAATACCAATACTAATAGAGATAACTAAAATCCTTTTTAAATTCCTCAAGTGTATCATAATAGACTTTTTCATTGTATAATTCAGCCCCAACTACACTACCATAAATATCGCCTAAATAAAAAAGTGCCCCAATAAGTCCTAATGCCACTGATTGAGGATAATCCTTTGTTCTGTAGTACTGACAGCTCAATGTAAAGCTCCCTATAGTAAATATGAACGAGAAAATCCCATCCCCTAATCGACCAGAATACGCTCGTCCAGTTCCAGGTATGATAGCACTTGAAAACCCTGCAACTAATGGGCTCTTGTAAGGTAAGGTTAATAATTTTAAACACTCCTTGTCTAACTCACGACGCCAACTCTCATCCTTTATTTTAGTAAAAGAAGT
This DNA window, taken from bacterium, encodes the following:
- a CDS encoding tetratricopeptide repeat protein, translating into MIYSIFATILIYTVEPLKLPNELNYMIDPEKVVLFANHLYTTKNYEASITEYERAIFLGATDTSAILLKIGRAYSLLGNYEKARKCLARVANDTALAIIGFTWLENKEIKMAETSFTKIKDESWRRELDKECLKLLTLPYKSPLVAGFSSAIIPGTGRAYSGRLGDGIFSFIFTIGSFTLSCQYYRTKDYPQSVALGLIGALFYLGDIYGSVVGAELYNEKVYYDTLEEFKKDFSYLY